From the Spiroplasma alleghenense genome, one window contains:
- a CDS encoding ABC transporter ATP-binding protein encodes MKKNKNHPTQPKNGMFFKMIVGYYAREWKITIRMLLLMIIIVSCQIMIPLLTNQMTTSILVEKGISEKTSMYWGVPWDKLIYVGIGVVITNSIASFTFNYLGYLMGKKIEIDLRNRCLERLVRQDISYYSDKKIGEILTNVVSDSQLFGDWAVNIPMQVGISFFQILASLSMMFIFQWQIALVAFTTFMIILISMGLCFVITTKRYYKVRQVLTEINGNVTDRIVTVRLIKSSGTENYETERFKNVHEEYYKRSRPVGKMQALMLTILFGGVSLLQFATIISAMLLFGNNNNPEVVKTFFSQTFASFTLAQGMIIGPLFNIMNCAFGLAMATVAAQRIDKTLQSPSIMEPHYFDGQIIEKITGDIKFEGIRFAYPEKPTKTVLPKFDFTFKEGKSYAFVGATGSGKSTISRLLLRFYDPTEGKIIINENVNLKDVNLSSYLSHVGYVEQEPQILFGDVYENIKYGAFEATNEQVIEACKKAELHELIQTWPDGYNTILGERGFLLSGGQKQRLVIARMFLKDPTILILDEATSALDNIVEKEIQEKLESLMKGRTTVSIAHRLSTIKNADQIVVLGPDGAGIVQTGTFNQLKSQAGHFKNLYEAGLME; translated from the coding sequence TTGAAAAAAAATAAAAACCACCCAACTCAGCCAAAAAACGGTATGTTTTTTAAAATGATAGTTGGTTATTATGCAAGAGAATGAAAAATAACAATTCGTATGCTTCTATTAATGATTATCATTGTTAGTTGTCAAATTATGATTCCGCTTCTAACAAATCAAATGACAACTTCGATTTTGGTTGAAAAAGGAATTAGTGAAAAAACCTCGATGTATTGAGGAGTACCATGAGATAAATTAATTTATGTTGGAATTGGAGTTGTAATTACCAATTCAATTGCATCTTTTACTTTTAACTATCTTGGTTATTTGATGGGTAAAAAAATTGAAATTGATTTAAGAAATCGTTGTTTAGAACGTTTAGTTCGTCAAGACATTTCTTACTACTCAGATAAAAAAATTGGAGAAATCTTAACTAATGTTGTTTCTGACTCTCAACTATTTGGTGATTGAGCGGTTAACATTCCAATGCAAGTAGGAATTTCTTTCTTCCAAATTTTAGCGTCACTATCAATGATGTTTATTTTCCAATGACAGATTGCTTTAGTAGCTTTCACCACATTTATGATTATCTTAATTTCGATGGGACTTTGCTTTGTGATCACTACAAAAAGATATTACAAAGTTCGTCAAGTATTAACAGAGATTAACGGTAATGTTACTGATAGAATTGTGACTGTACGTTTGATTAAATCTTCGGGAACTGAAAACTACGAAACTGAACGATTCAAAAATGTTCATGAAGAATATTATAAAAGAAGTCGTCCTGTAGGGAAAATGCAAGCCTTAATGTTAACGATTTTATTTGGAGGAGTATCACTGTTGCAATTTGCAACAATTATTTCAGCGATGCTATTATTTGGGAATAACAATAATCCTGAGGTTGTTAAAACATTCTTTTCTCAAACTTTTGCTTCTTTCACATTAGCACAAGGAATGATTATTGGACCCTTATTTAATATTATGAACTGTGCCTTTGGATTAGCAATGGCAACAGTAGCGGCTCAAAGAATTGATAAAACTTTACAATCCCCATCAATAATGGAACCTCATTACTTTGATGGTCAAATTATTGAAAAAATAACTGGAGATATTAAATTTGAAGGAATCCGTTTTGCTTATCCAGAAAAACCAACAAAAACTGTATTACCAAAATTTGACTTTACTTTTAAAGAGGGAAAAAGTTATGCCTTTGTAGGGGCTACTGGAAGTGGTAAATCAACAATTTCAAGACTATTATTACGTTTCTATGATCCAACTGAGGGTAAAATTATTATTAACGAAAATGTTAATTTAAAAGACGTTAATCTTTCAAGTTATTTAAGTCATGTTGGTTATGTTGAACAAGAGCCTCAAATTTTATTTGGAGATGTCTATGAAAATATCAAGTATGGAGCTTTTGAAGCAACCAATGAACAAGTTATTGAGGCCTGTAAAAAAGCTGAATTACACGAACTAATCCAAACTTGACCAGATGGTTATAATACTATTTTGGGGGAACGTGGATTCTTATTATCTGGGGGACAAAAGCAACGTTTAGTTATCGCTAGAATGTTCTTAAAAGATCCTACAATTTTAATTCTTGATGAAGCTACAAGTGCTTTAGATAATATTGTTGAAAAAGAAATTCAAGAAAAATTAGAATCATTAATGAAAGGGCGCACCACAGTGTCAATCGCTCACCGTTTAAGTACAATTAAGAATGCTGACCAAATCGTTGTTTTAGGCCCTGATGGGGCAGGAATAGTCCAAACTGGTACTTTCAATCAACTAAAATCTCAAGCTGGTCATTTTAAAAATCTTTATGAAGCGGGATTAATGGAATAA
- a CDS encoding lipoprotein: MKKLLGLLAAFSLTASAGSAVVACGGDTVKQATADVRVTYKPKNAEDKDKIEKIIKETKMEFEIPKLKEDKHNQVAVEGFVDDKLESNKELDALLEYFEIEDTEYKLEDGEFDVTVTAKYTIGKFDLKMFTADNFDLGELADAKPETIKAQIDKLFKEIIPFAYFSEDYLKEIEVTDVKDGVATVKATKNSKLVQGEGKVSFTVKESGTVDPEPQPEPQPEPEPEGQE, from the coding sequence ATGAAAAAATTATTAGGATTGCTTGCAGCATTCAGTTTAACTGCATCTGCTGGATCAGCTGTTGTCGCTTGTGGTGGAGATACTGTAAAACAAGCGACTGCTGACGTTAGAGTAACTTATAAGCCAAAAAATGCTGAAGATAAAGACAAAATTGAAAAAATTATCAAAGAAACTAAAATGGAATTTGAAATTCCAAAATTAAAAGAAGACAAGCACAACCAAGTTGCTGTTGAAGGTTTTGTAGATGATAAATTAGAATCAAATAAAGAGCTTGATGCGCTATTAGAATATTTTGAAATTGAAGATACTGAATATAAATTAGAAGACGGTGAATTTGATGTAACTGTGACTGCTAAATACACAATCGGTAAATTTGATTTAAAAATGTTTACTGCTGATAATTTTGATTTAGGAGAATTAGCTGATGCTAAACCTGAAACTATTAAAGCTCAAATTGATAAATTATTTAAAGAAATTATTCCTTTTGCTTACTTCTCAGAAGATTACTTAAAAGAAATCGAAGTAACTGATGTTAAAGATGGTGTTGCAACTGTTAAAGCAACTAAAAATTCTAAATTAGTTCAAGGTGAAGGAAAAGTTTCATTCACTGTTAAAGAAAGTGGAACTGTAGATCCAGAACCTCAACCAGAACCTCAACCAGAACCAGAACCAGAAGGACAAGAATAA
- a CDS encoding heavy-metal-associated domain-containing protein: MKIKAIIKKMNCQHCVDKITKTLQKNLKAKKVALDFDSQILTCQLKDEKSVLEMQNLITQLGYEIEGLTIED, encoded by the coding sequence ATGAAAATTAAAGCTATTATAAAAAAAATGAATTGCCAACATTGCGTTGACAAAATTACTAAGACTTTACAAAAAAATCTTAAAGCTAAAAAAGTTGCTTTAGACTTTGATTCACAAATCTTAACTTGCCAACTAAAAGATGAAAAAAGCGTATTGGAAATGCAAAATCTAATTACCCAATTGGGTTATGAAATTGAAGGTTTAACAATTGAAGACTAA
- a CDS encoding lipoprotein, whose amino-acid sequence MKKLLGLLAAFGLTASAGSAVVACGDKPVDKKTDLASFTEKSDLGSIKDNKALTILMAAKTAFGLSDDEIKEILVTDIEASTATLSVKKNAKLVEGKIEVKFSTCPVDPPVIEE is encoded by the coding sequence ATGAAAAAATTATTAGGATTACTAGCAGCATTCGGTCTAACTGCATCTGCAGGATCAGCTGTTGTTGCTTGTGGAGACAAACCAGTTGATAAGAAAACTGATTTAGCATCCTTTACTGAAAAAAGTGATTTGGGAAGTATTAAAGATAATAAAGCCTTGACTATTTTAATGGCAGCAAAAACAGCTTTTGGACTCTCAGATGATGAAATAAAAGAAATTCTTGTAACAGATATTGAAGCTTCAACTGCAACTTTATCAGTTAAAAAGAATGCTAAACTAGTCGAAGGAAAAATCGAGGTTAAATTTTCAACTTGTCCAGTTGATCCACCAGTAATAGAAGAATAA
- a CDS encoding lipoprotein, giving the protein MKKLLGLLAAFGLTASAGSAVVACGDTSKAEDVKVMLTISPKGEDKKEDIEKAINALSFTAEGPKEAKVTLSQLAAADKINNDASTKDLAVAAPKVELPASRENTPAFDMEVTVKFTEKALPAQKVDIKDIKIEDVKVGDEDIEAKVQTEIAKLAKDAKKDTDYTITGNTEAEGTIKVEATKDSKLITGSFEITVAAAE; this is encoded by the coding sequence ATGAAAAAATTATTAGGATTATTAGCAGCATTCGGTTTAACTGCATCTGCTGGATCAGCTGTTGTTGCTTGTGGTGACACATCAAAAGCAGAAGACGTAAAAGTAATGTTAACAATCTCACCAAAAGGTGAAGATAAAAAAGAAGATATTGAAAAAGCAATTAATGCATTATCATTTACTGCTGAAGGACCAAAAGAGGCTAAAGTAACTTTATCTCAACTTGCAGCAGCAGATAAAATTAATAATGATGCTTCAACTAAAGATTTAGCAGTAGCAGCTCCAAAAGTTGAATTACCAGCTTCAAGAGAAAATACTCCTGCATTTGACATGGAAGTAACAGTTAAATTTACTGAAAAAGCATTACCAGCTCAAAAAGTAGATATTAAAGATATCAAAATTGAAGATGTAAAAGTTGGAGATGAAGATATCGAAGCAAAAGTTCAAACTGAAATTGCTAAATTAGCAAAAGATGCTAAAAAAGACACTGATTACACAATTACAGGAAACACTGAAGCAGAAGGAACAATTAAAGTTGAAGCTACAAAAGATTCAAAATTAATCACTGGTTCATTTGAAATTACTGTTGCTGCAGCTGAATAA
- a CDS encoding heavy metal translocating P-type ATPase: MKTNDYQIIGMTCSNCVVSITNQVRKLPIVKSVEINLALNLMTVVFVEEANDSQIIKAVKKAGYTAKLVKNNQFQAQFDKPMILKIVQVSLALLLTLPMWLGMILAISGVHNSFVLFLHNPWFQLTITSIVQFILGARFYKEFYNGIKSRKANMAFLVVVGTLSAYGLSIYNAWLNNWQATMSGETLYFELSATIIAFVLLGKLLEEGAKTRTGNALNQLIKLVPQTAFVLKSGQTTEKPLEEIQVGEQIAIKAGGSIPFDGEVISGQGSVDESMLTGESLPVLKGQGDLVSAGTINQTGYLIVQVNKLVNQSTLAQVIEMVKTAQTRKTQLQLIVDKISGYFVPIIFVLAIITLIGWTIYYQGWNQISLVRAITVLVIACPCALGLATPTAILVVTSKSAKLGIIFKSADSLEKLAKTDFVVFDKTGTLTQGQIQLQEVVMINADYSKVQIEEMVFNLEKQSEHSIGLGIAKSLESKFSQTPLWEFDEYHTLPSFGLKAKYQSQEYLLGNQNLMLENKIETKKVLSKTKVYEEQGNTIIYLAINKTLIAFLVVGDKIKPNAKEMLEQLKALKISTAMLTGDSQRTALAIGTQLQMSEIMGEVKITQKAGEIAKKRQIYNSVAMVGDGINDAIALNEADVGITFANATDVAISSSDVLILRDDILNVTKAIIIAKKTYRKIKANLFWAFFYNVLAIPLAAFGLIFPELGALIMVLSSISVIINSLFLKVK, from the coding sequence TTGAAGACTAATGACTATCAAATTATTGGAATGACTTGTAGTAATTGTGTTGTTTCAATTACCAATCAAGTTAGAAAACTTCCAATAGTTAAGAGTGTGGAAATAAACTTAGCTTTAAACTTAATGACCGTGGTATTTGTTGAAGAAGCCAATGACTCGCAAATTATTAAAGCGGTTAAAAAAGCTGGATATACTGCTAAATTAGTTAAGAACAACCAATTCCAAGCTCAGTTTGACAAACCGATGATATTAAAGATTGTACAAGTATCTTTAGCGTTGCTATTAACTTTGCCAATGTGATTGGGGATGATTTTGGCTATAAGCGGAGTTCATAACAGCTTTGTACTATTTTTACATAATCCTTGATTTCAACTTACCATCACCTCAATCGTTCAATTCATCTTAGGAGCAAGATTTTATAAAGAATTTTATAATGGAATTAAATCACGTAAAGCTAACATGGCTTTCTTGGTTGTTGTGGGAACTCTATCAGCTTATGGGTTAAGCATTTATAATGCTTGGTTAAATAACTGACAAGCAACCATGAGCGGAGAAACCCTTTATTTTGAATTAAGTGCCACCATAATTGCTTTTGTTTTATTGGGTAAACTACTTGAAGAGGGTGCTAAAACTCGCACAGGTAATGCTTTGAACCAATTAATAAAATTAGTACCTCAAACTGCTTTTGTGCTTAAGTCAGGTCAAACTACAGAAAAACCGTTAGAAGAAATTCAAGTTGGTGAACAAATTGCTATTAAGGCCGGGGGAAGTATTCCTTTTGATGGGGAGGTAATTTCAGGACAAGGTAGTGTGGATGAAAGTATGTTAACTGGAGAAAGTTTGCCGGTCTTAAAAGGGCAAGGTGATCTGGTAAGTGCTGGAACTATTAATCAAACTGGTTATTTAATTGTTCAAGTTAATAAACTAGTTAATCAATCAACTTTAGCTCAAGTAATTGAAATGGTTAAAACTGCTCAGACACGTAAAACTCAATTGCAATTAATTGTTGATAAAATTTCAGGCTACTTTGTACCGATAATCTTTGTCTTAGCTATAATTACCTTGATTGGATGAACTATTTATTATCAAGGCTGAAATCAAATAAGCTTGGTTCGAGCTATTACAGTTTTAGTAATTGCTTGTCCGTGTGCATTAGGTCTAGCCACTCCGACAGCCATTCTGGTAGTAACTAGCAAATCTGCTAAATTAGGAATCATCTTTAAATCAGCAGACAGTTTAGAAAAGTTAGCTAAAACTGATTTTGTGGTTTTTGATAAAACTGGAACTTTAACTCAAGGTCAAATCCAATTGCAAGAAGTTGTGATGATTAATGCCGATTATTCTAAAGTTCAAATTGAAGAAATGGTTTTCAATCTAGAAAAACAATCCGAACACTCCATTGGTTTAGGAATTGCTAAAAGTTTAGAATCTAAATTTAGTCAAACCCCATTATGAGAATTTGATGAATATCACACTTTACCCAGTTTTGGCTTAAAAGCTAAATACCAAAGTCAAGAATATCTTTTAGGTAATCAAAACTTGATGCTTGAAAATAAAATTGAAACTAAAAAAGTTTTAAGTAAGACTAAAGTTTATGAAGAACAAGGTAATACGATTATTTATTTAGCAATTAACAAAACTTTAATAGCATTTTTAGTGGTTGGGGATAAAATTAAACCTAATGCTAAAGAAATGCTAGAGCAACTCAAAGCTTTAAAAATCTCCACAGCTATGTTAACTGGTGATTCACAAAGAACTGCCTTAGCAATTGGAACTCAGTTACAAATGAGCGAGATTATGGGGGAAGTTAAAATTACCCAAAAGGCTGGAGAAATTGCTAAGAAGCGTCAAATCTACAATAGTGTTGCAATGGTTGGTGATGGGATTAATGATGCCATTGCCTTGAATGAAGCTGATGTAGGAATTACCTTTGCTAATGCCACAGATGTTGCGATAAGTTCTAGTGATGTTTTAATTTTACGTGATGATATTTTAAACGTTACCAAAGCAATTATTATTGCGAAAAAAACATATAGAAAAATCAAAGCCAATTTATTTTGAGCATTTTTCTATAATGTCTTAGCAATTCCACTAGCAGCATTTGGACTTATTTTCCCAGAACTTGGCGCTTTAATCATGGTGTTATCATCAATATCAGTAATTATCAATTCTCTATTTTTAAAAGTTAAATAG
- a CDS encoding lipoprotein, protein MKKLLGLLAAFGLTASAGSAVVACGDPKTDENKVDAVEVVLTVTLKADAKQADVEAAIAKLDVKAEGPKEEKQTLSEKAAVEAVKAVEGVEEAVVKTAKDGEATTFESKVKVSFTEKAVLVDITGIVIDGVKVGDEGIEEKVQTEIAKLAKDAKKDTDYTITGDTKAEGKIKVEAKKDSKLIKGEFEITVAAADVDGGGE, encoded by the coding sequence ATGAAAAAATTATTAGGATTATTAGCAGCATTCGGTTTAACTGCATCTGCTGGATCAGCTGTTGTTGCTTGTGGTGACCCAAAAACAGATGAAAATAAAGTTGATGCTGTTGAGGTAGTATTAACAGTTACTTTAAAAGCAGACGCTAAACAAGCTGATGTTGAAGCTGCAATTGCTAAATTAGATGTAAAAGCAGAAGGGCCAAAAGAAGAAAAACAAACTCTTTCAGAAAAAGCAGCTGTTGAAGCAGTAAAAGCTGTTGAAGGTGTTGAAGAAGCTGTGGTTAAAACAGCAAAAGATGGAGAAGCTACTACTTTTGAATCAAAAGTTAAAGTTTCATTTACTGAAAAAGCAGTTTTAGTTGACATTACTGGTATTGTAATTGACGGTGTAAAAGTTGGAGATGAAGGTATTGAAGAAAAAGTTCAAACTGAAATTGCTAAATTAGCAAAAGATGCTAAAAAAGACACTGATTACACAATTACAGGAGACACTAAAGCAGAAGGAAAAATTAAAGTTGAAGCTAAAAAAGACTCAAAATTAATCAAAGGTGAATTTGAAATCACTGTTGCTGCAGCTGATGTTGATGGTGGAGGAGAATAA
- a CDS encoding deoxynucleoside kinase encodes MRLVIFGTVGAGKTSFINALNNKLGYKVYAEPLNKNPYFDKLYEQFQDKNSNTYKMELFMLSERMKQFLESQNLENVVFDRGVMDTLIFANANYEEGNLDKRDWDTYRTFFETNIIPAIFNNENIKSYELVVYLRVSDETSINRINQRAIPGELRVKQHFWELLNSLYEQWYLEWIDKIPFIVIDGNIDDIDEKVDLFFKKISNFK; translated from the coding sequence ATGAGACTAGTAATTTTTGGAACAGTTGGGGCAGGGAAAACTTCTTTTATCAATGCTTTAAATAATAAATTAGGTTATAAGGTCTATGCTGAACCTTTGAATAAGAATCCATATTTTGATAAACTTTATGAACAATTTCAAGATAAAAACTCAAATACTTATAAAATGGAATTGTTTATGCTCTCAGAACGTATGAAGCAGTTTTTAGAATCACAGAATTTAGAAAATGTGGTTTTTGATCGCGGTGTTATGGATACATTAATTTTTGCGAATGCCAATTATGAAGAGGGTAATCTAGATAAAAGAGATTGAGACACTTATCGAACTTTTTTTGAAACTAATATTATTCCAGCAATTTTTAACAACGAAAATATTAAATCATATGAACTAGTGGTTTATTTGAGAGTTAGTGATGAAACTTCAATTAATAGAATTAATCAAAGAGCTATTCCTGGAGAACTAAGAGTCAAACAACATTTTTGAGAACTTCTAAATAGTTTGTATGAACAATGATATTTGGAATGAATTGATAAAATTCCTTTCATAGTAATTGATGGAAATATTGATGACATTGATGAAAAGGTAGATTTATTTTTCAAAAAAATTAGTAATTTTAAATAG
- a CDS encoding nicotinate-nucleotide adenylyltransferase: protein MRRIALFGGTFDPVHTDHINIAKACVENLGFDEVWMIPNYLSPFKKSTNSSIKDRLAMLEIVRQKYDFIRINEYEIRKQERSFTYETVKYLKFQPQYKDFEFSFIMGSDQLDDFENWDHFPELIKLINFKVFLRSEFYNKKIVEKYNLEVFEFNNNHLSSTKIRNLQDVYLQDPEINEYINKNLLYLNERLAQKMDEKRFQHCLNVGVMARHLAKINNLDQNKAWVAGTLHDVTKRWTQEEHFNYLKKWMPPMISEPFPVWHSFTGYLHLQKDWQIQDVEILQAVFNHTVASLEMSPLDMVVFCADKVSIERDYPGVEQLRSLVEKDLLQGFKTILKNQYDNALKKNGHDKIGSILEAAYQHWIMND, encoded by the coding sequence ATGCGAAGAATAGCTTTATTTGGAGGGACGTTTGATCCGGTTCACACAGACCATATTAATATTGCTAAAGCTTGTGTGGAAAATTTGGGTTTTGATGAAGTTTGAATGATTCCTAATTATCTTAGTCCTTTTAAAAAATCAACAAATAGTTCTATAAAAGATCGTTTGGCAATGTTAGAAATTGTAAGACAAAAGTACGATTTTATTAGAATAAATGAGTATGAAATTCGCAAGCAAGAAAGAAGTTTTACTTATGAAACTGTTAAATATTTAAAGTTCCAACCACAATACAAAGATTTTGAATTTTCGTTTATTATGGGAAGTGACCAACTTGATGATTTTGAAAATTGAGATCACTTTCCAGAATTAATTAAGTTGATAAATTTTAAAGTTTTTTTGAGAAGTGAATTTTATAATAAGAAAATAGTTGAAAAATACAATTTGGAAGTTTTTGAATTTAACAATAATCATTTATCATCAACCAAAATAAGAAATTTGCAAGACGTATATTTACAAGATCCTGAAATTAACGAATACATTAATAAAAATCTTTTATATCTAAATGAAAGGCTTGCTCAAAAAATGGATGAAAAACGCTTTCAGCATTGTTTGAATGTCGGGGTGATGGCAAGACATCTGGCCAAAATTAATAATCTAGACCAAAATAAAGCTTGAGTAGCAGGCACATTGCATGATGTAACCAAAAGATGAACTCAAGAAGAACATTTCAATTACTTAAAAAAATGAATGCCCCCAATGATTAGTGAACCATTTCCGGTTTGACACAGTTTCACTGGATATTTACATTTGCAAAAGGATTGACAAATCCAAGATGTTGAAATACTACAAGCGGTATTCAACCACACTGTCGCTAGTTTAGAAATGAGTCCTTTGGATATGGTTGTATTTTGTGCTGATAAGGTGAGTATAGAGCGTGATTATCCTGGAGTTGAACAATTACGCAGTTTAGTTGAAAAAGACTTGCTTCAGGGATTTAAAACCATTTTAAAAAATCAGTATGATAATGCTTTGAAAAAGAATGGTCATGATAAAATTGGTAGCATTTTAGAAGCTGCATATCAACATTGAATTATGAATGATTAA
- the mtnN gene encoding 5'-methylthioadenosine/S-adenosylhomocysteine nucleosidase — MKLLIFAMIEEAQDTINSLEFSKVDDLFLNYYQNKESYLLITGIGLVNASLTLSVFLTKHKEIKEIINIGTAGSCSQELNVKDVVIIDKTYYSAADLTGFNYSYGQLPGEPKYYHNPHINAEFFKNLKIFEPKISSLASSDIFINSEEKFNNFVKKTDVGVEVFDMEGAALSHVANRFKKQIVIIKIISDNLLNNSSEIQFDQFLQEISIKISKILKLVLK, encoded by the coding sequence ATGAAATTATTAATTTTTGCTATGATAGAAGAAGCTCAAGATACAATCAATAGTTTAGAATTTTCAAAAGTAGATGATCTTTTTTTAAACTATTATCAAAATAAAGAAAGCTATCTATTAATTACGGGAATTGGTCTAGTAAATGCGAGTTTAACATTAAGTGTCTTTTTAACAAAACATAAAGAAATTAAAGAAATAATAAATATAGGAACAGCTGGAAGTTGTTCACAGGAATTGAATGTAAAAGATGTTGTTATCATTGATAAAACTTATTATTCAGCTGCTGATTTAACTGGATTTAATTATAGTTATGGTCAATTACCAGGTGAGCCTAAATATTACCACAATCCTCACATTAATGCAGAATTCTTCAAAAATTTAAAAATTTTTGAACCCAAAATTAGTTCTCTTGCATCTAGTGATATTTTTATAAATAGTGAAGAAAAATTTAATAATTTTGTTAAGAAAACTGATGTTGGAGTTGAAGTTTTTGATATGGAAGGGGCGGCGCTTTCTCATGTCGCAAACAGATTCAAAAAGCAAATTGTTATAATCAAGATTATCTCAGATAATCTTTTGAATAATTCAAGCGAAATTCAATTTGATCAATTTTTACAAGAAATTTCAATTAAGATAAGTAAAATCTTAAAACTTGTATTAAAATAG
- a CDS encoding lipoprotein, producing the protein MKKLLGLLAAFGLTASAGSAVVACGDNSKAENVKVELTITPLGEDSKDDIEKAINGLSITAEGPKEVKDELSLAAAIMAINTDETISKMAMAAPKVGESTSKENTPAFNMTVTVKFTEKALVKDLSVLTVETAQLGELADNEEATIKAALKAAQLFTDDELKEISVSGATDTEATVKAVEGAKLVKGEGKVSFTLEEDTEETV; encoded by the coding sequence ATGAAAAAATTATTAGGATTATTAGCAGCATTCGGTCTAACTGCATCTGCTGGATCAGCTGTTGTTGCTTGTGGAGATAACTCAAAAGCAGAAAACGTAAAAGTTGAATTAACAATTACACCACTTGGTGAAGACAGCAAAGACGATATTGAAAAAGCAATCAATGGATTATCAATTACAGCTGAAGGACCAAAAGAAGTTAAAGATGAATTGTCATTAGCAGCAGCTATAATGGCTATTAATACTGACGAAACAATTAGCAAAATGGCTATGGCAGCTCCAAAAGTTGGAGAGTCAACAAGCAAAGAAAACACACCAGCATTTAACATGACAGTAACTGTTAAATTTACTGAAAAAGCTTTAGTTAAAGATTTATCAGTTTTAACAGTTGAAACTGCTCAATTAGGTGAATTAGCAGATAACGAAGAAGCTACAATTAAAGCTGCTTTAAAAGCTGCACAATTATTTACTGATGACGAATTGAAAGAAATTTCAGTTAGCGGAGCTACTGATACAGAAGCTACAGTAAAAGCTGTTGAAGGTGCAAAATTAGTTAAAGGTGAAGGAAAAGTTTCATTCACTCTTGAAGAAGACACTGAAGAAACAGTTTAG
- a CDS encoding TrmH family RNA methyltransferase — protein MMGRKINIVLFEPEIADNVGAIFRTAALTNASLHLIEPFGFIFDRRNFARSSANTFEGVNYFKYDNWEDFIKQNPKAMLFCLSRYGSKPLSDFNFSEINNEIFIVFGKESTGIPKNILQENLERVFRIPMVSTGRSLNIANTVGIATYEVLRQWDYLDLSKVEVEKGVDYLTKE, from the coding sequence ATTATGGGCAGAAAGATTAATATAGTTTTATTTGAGCCTGAAATTGCCGATAACGTAGGAGCAATTTTTAGAACAGCTGCATTAACTAATGCTAGTCTTCATTTAATAGAACCTTTTGGTTTTATTTTTGATCGTCGTAATTTTGCAAGAAGTAGTGCCAATACGTTTGAAGGGGTTAATTATTTTAAGTATGATAATTGAGAAGATTTTATTAAACAAAATCCTAAAGCGATGCTTTTTTGTTTGAGCAGGTACGGTTCAAAACCTCTAAGTGATTTTAATTTCAGTGAAATTAATAACGAAATTTTTATTGTTTTTGGAAAGGAATCAACTGGAATTCCAAAAAATATCTTGCAAGAAAATTTAGAAAGAGTATTTAGAATCCCGATGGTATCAACTGGAAGAAGTTTAAATATTGCCAATACAGTTGGAATTGCCACATATGAAGTATTGCGTCAATGAGATTATTTGGATTTGAGTAAAGTTGAAGTTGAAAAGGGCGTGGACTATTTAACTAAAGAATAG
- a CDS encoding metal-sensitive transcriptional regulator, translated as MKKHTIRNEELQKNYQQHLNRIKGQIEGVINQINNNEYCVEIINQISAIRGSLLSVSKKLVNEHIQGCVISDNQNHEEAFKEINNLIDRIAK; from the coding sequence ATGAAAAAACACACAATCCGAAATGAAGAATTACAAAAAAACTACCAACAACATTTGAATCGAATTAAGGGTCAAATTGAAGGAGTTATCAATCAAATTAATAATAATGAATATTGTGTTGAAATCATCAACCAAATCAGTGCCATTCGTGGATCATTGCTTTCGGTGAGCAAGAAACTGGTGAATGAGCACATTCAAGGTTGTGTTATTAGCGACAACCAAAATCATGAAGAAGCATTTAAAGAAATTAATAATCTTATTGATCGTATTGCCAAATAG